The following coding sequences lie in one Spinacia oleracea cultivar Varoflay chromosome 1, BTI_SOV_V1, whole genome shotgun sequence genomic window:
- the LOC110777692 gene encoding pentatricopeptide repeat-containing protein At1g09220, mitochondrial produces MRWLRKHSFIYYPQISLLRNSLASFSSHNHSIEDHHHYSYRFLSLLNNFPSSRCVTQQIHSQLTTNGSLNQFSNTQIIILFNTLLRRYAIGEFPQEALSLYKQAQKSTALYLNFDSFTYSFLIKACANLNQRSTGFQLNALVLQLGFERDVYVQTALLNMYIDFGSFINANKVFDEMPERHLVTWNVMLTGLVKWGHLEKALALFKNMPRKNIVSWTGMIDGFARMKNYLGAFSLFQEMMMVEGIMPTEATLLAISTAIAELGDLKNWQTLHAFGEKCGFIVNGSQVTHCFIDTYAKCGCIQSALKIFEKIFPSRRNVVSWTSIISGFAMHGMAKEAEEFLERMERSGIRPNRVTFLGILNAYSHSGLVEDGLRFFRKMVDHGFVAPDVKHYGSVIDMLGRAGKLKEAEEIACEIPNDIDNIIIWRTLLGACNFHGDVAIAERISMKMQDMEREYGGDYVLMSNILAGQGKFNEAENVRSLMDKRQVLKSPGHSSV; encoded by the coding sequence ATGCGGTGGTTGCGGAAACATAGCTTCATCTACTATCCCCAGATTTCATTACTCCGAAATTCTTTGGCTTCTTTCTCATCACATAATCATTCCATTGAAGATCATCACCATTACTCTTaccgttttctctctcttctgaaCAACTTCCCTTCGTCGCGATGTGTTACCCAGCAAATCCACTCTCAATTAACAACCAATGGCTCACTGAATCAATTCTCAAATACCCAGATCATAATTTTGTTCAACACCCTTTTGAGGCGCTATGCAATAGGTGAATTTCCACAGGAAGCTCTCTCTCTGTACAAACAGGCACAAAAATCAACAGCATTGTATCTCAACTTTGATAGCTTCACGTACTCTTTTCTCATTAAAGCGTGTGCTAATCTGAATCAAAGATCTACGGGTTTTCAACTCAATGCCCTTGTTTTACAATTGGGATTTGAACGTGATGTTTATGTGCAGACTGCATTGCTGAACATGTACATTGATTTTGGTTCGTTCATAAATGCAAACAAGGTGTTTGATGAAATGCCTGAGAGACATTTGGTCACTTGGAATGTGATGCTCACTGGATTGGTTAAATGGGGTCACCTCGAGAAGGCTCTTGCTTTATTTAAGAACATGCCCAGAAAGAATATTGTTTCTTGGACTGGTATGATTGATGGGTTCGCACGAATGAAGAATTATCTTGGagctttttctttgtttcaggAAATGATGATGGTTGAAGGCATTATGCCTACTGAAGCTACACTGTTAGCCATTTCTACTGCTATTGCTGAGCTTGGGGATCTAAAAAATTGGCAAACATTACATGCCTTTGGCGAAAAATGTGGTTTCATTGTAAATGGTAGTCAGGTCACACACTGTTTCATTGATACTTATGCCAAATGCGGTTGCATTCAAAGTGCATTGAAGATATTCGAGAAGATATTTCCAAGTAGAAGAAATGTTGTGTCTTGGACATCGATCATATCCGGTTTCGCTATGCACGGCATGGCCAAAGAAGCTGAGGAGTTCCTTGAAAGAATGGAGAGGTCAGGAATCAGACCAAATCGAGTTACTTTCTTGGGTATTCTCAATGCTTACAGTCATAGTGGATTGGTAGAAGACGGGCTCCGATTCTTCAGAAAAATGGTTGATCATGGCTTTGTTGCACCAGACGTAAAGCATTATGGGAGTGTGATTGATATGTTGGGACGAGCAGGCAAGCTAAAAGAAGCAGAAGAAATCGCCTGCGAGATTCCTAATGACATTGATAATATCATAATTTGGCGAACTCTTTTGGGTGCCTGCAACTTTCATGGTGATGTTGCAATTGCCGAACGTATATCAATGAAGATGCAGGATATGGAGAGAGAATATGGAGGAGATTACGTTTTGATGTCGAATATATTGGCAGGTCAGGGTAAGTTCAATGAAGCTGAGAACGTAAGGTCATTGATGGATAAAAGGCAGGTTCTGAAATCTCCAGGCCATAGTTCAGTTTAA
- the LOC110777693 gene encoding protein NAR1, which translates to MSEKFSATLRIGDLNDFIAPSQACIVGQLKPNSTPKSLNNYEKKAKVGPAIATEPVKISLKDCLACSGCITSAETVMLEKQSLDEFLSSINKGKTVVVSISPQSRASLAAHFGLSPLQAFKKLTTFFKSIGVKAVFDTSCSRDLALIEACNEFVVRYNQRKSSEDDGCKTSLPMISSACPGWICYAEKTLGSYILPYISSVKSPQQTIGAIFKRYLCQKMCLRPDEVYHVTVMPCYDKKLEASREDFEFEMEYSDGNNIHGDLRVAEVDSVLTSGEVLELIQLKSVDFSSLDQSPLDKMLTNVTDDENLYGVDGSSGGYAETIFRHAAKALFERDIEGPLEFRMIRNSDFREVFLEVEGKTVLRFALCYGFRNLQNVVRKIKTGKCDYDFLEIMACPSGCLNGGGQIKPKPGQSAKDLIQHLESVYMENVMVSDPFQNPIARGLYDEWLEQPGSDKAKKYLHTQYHPVVKSITSQLHNW; encoded by the exons ATGTCGGAAAAGTTCTCAGCGACGCTAAGGATAGGCGACTTAAATGATTTCATTGCTCCGTCTCAAGCTTGTATTGTCGGCCAACTTAAACCTAATTCCACCCCTAAATCTCTTAATAATTATGag AAAAAAGCGAAGGTGGGGCCTGCCATTGCTACTGAACCTGTAAAAATTTCCCTCAAAGACTGCCTGGCTTGCAG TGGATGTATAACGTCAGCAGAGACAGTGATGCTTGAGAAGCAAAGTTTAGATGAGTTCCTGTCCAGTATCAATAAAGGGAAGACAGTCGTAGTTTCTATTTCGCCACAGTCTAGGGCCTCTTTGGCAGCTCATTTTGGCCTCTCACCACTTCAG GCTTTCAAGAAACTCACAACATTTTTTAAGTCAATTGGAGTGAAGGCCGTTTTTGACACCAGCTGCAGTAGAGATTTAGCGCTTATAGAAGCATGTAACGAATTTGTGGTACGCTATAACCAAAGGAAGTCCAGTGAAGATGACGGGTGTAAGACATCACTGCCAATGATTTCGTCCGCTTGTCCAG GGTGGATCTGCTATGCGGAAAAGACTCTTGGATCTTACATCTTACCTTACATCTCTTCTGTAAAGAGCCCTCAGCAAACTATAGGGGCTATCTTCAAGCGTTACCTCTGCCAGAAAATGTGTCTGAG GCCAGATGAAGTTTATCATGTCACTGTGATGCCCTGTTATGACAAGAAGCTTGAGGCTTCCAGAGAagactttgaatttgaaatggAATATTCAGATGGAAATAATATACATGGTGATCTAAGGGTAGCAGAAGTGGATTCTGTGTTGACCTCCGGAGAGGTTTTGGAACTCATACAG TTAAAATCAGTGGATTTTAGTTCCTTGGACCAGTCTCCTCTAGACAAGAT GTTAACAAATGTTACCGATGATGAAAACCTTTATGGAGTCGATGGAAGTTCTGGGGGCTATGCTGAAACTATTTTTAGGCATGCTGCAAAAGCCCTTTTTGAAAGAGATATTGAAGGACCCCTAGAGTTCAGAATGATAAGGAATTCAGACTTCCGCGAAGTTTTTCTTGAA GTTGAGGGAAAAACCGTCTTAAGATTTGCCTTATGTTATGGCTTCCGAAATCTGCAGAATGTTGTGAGGAAAATAAAAACCGGAAAATGTGATTATGACTTTCTGGAAATCATGGCATGCCCTTCAG GTTGCTTGAATGGTGGTGGTCAAATCAAGCCGAAGCCGGGGCAATCCGCTAAGGATTTGATCCAGCATTTGGAAAGTGTTTACATGGAGAAC GTTATGGTCAGTGATCCTTTCCAAAATCCCATAGCGAGAGGACTATATGATGAGTGGCTTGAGCAACCGGGCTCAGATAAAGCTAAGAAATACTTGCACACACAATACCATCCTGTGGTGAAAAGCATAACGTCACAGTTGCACAACTGGTGA